Proteins encoded together in one Scyliorhinus canicula chromosome 21, sScyCan1.1, whole genome shotgun sequence window:
- the LOC119955782 gene encoding tumor necrosis factor ligand superfamily member 15-like yields the protein MLKPTSTDPEDLTCRNSKCTLSRKHSCSSLLLSIFIILQWLAIAAMCSIIFFYINVLKEDIHTEVLAKMKNITISSFQTTGGYTFKSSVAKSEKPIAHFPALTAAADIQNTSGHLLFEHKRGHAFKTSDMKYDEGGYLVIPTSGVYFIYAQVTFICSQDCTKLSQQFFAAILKKNNQYPYPEELLKSYARPQVMTF from the exons ATGCTGAAACCCACCTCTACGGATCCAGAAGACTTGACATGCAGGAACTCAAAGTGCACACTGTCCAGAAAGCACAGTTGCAGCTCATTACTTCTCAGCATTTTTATCATTCTGCAGTGGCTTGCAATAGCAGCCATGTGCTCTATCATCTTTTTCTACATCAATGTGCTAAAGGAG GACATACATACTGAAGTGCTGGCAAAGATGAAGAATATCACAATTTCCA GTTTTCAGACCACAGGAGGCTATACGTTCAAGAGCTCAGTGGCAAAATCAGAGAAACCAATCGCTCACTTTCCTGCACTTACAG CTGCAGCAGATATCCAGAATACCTCAGGCCATCTGCTTTTTGAACACAAACGTGGACACGCTTTCAAAACATCTGACATGAAGTACGATGAAGGTGGCTACTTGGTGATACCCACTAGCGGTGTCTACTTTATATATGCACAGGTGACCTTTATATGTTCACAAGACTGCACCAAGCTATCTCAGCAATTCTTTGCTGCTATTTTAAAGAAGAACAACCAGTACCCTTACCCGGAGGAGTTGCTGAAAAGCTATGCTAGACCTCAGGTGATGACTTTCTGA